In Bradyrhizobium erythrophlei, a single genomic region encodes these proteins:
- a CDS encoding CarD family transcriptional regulator yields MPNKPAKTAAKATGSKTTASKVAASKTAAHKPAAKAVAPKAPVNKAPVAAAKPVVAAKPAAAAPRVEEKKPLTQRQGFKTHEFVVYPAHGVGQILAIEEQEIAGAKLELFVINFMKDKMTLRVPTAKVANVGMRKLSEPALVKKALETLKGRARVKRTMWSRRAQEYEAKINSGDIVAIAEVVRDLYRSESQPEQSYSERQLYEAALDRLSREIAVVQHVTETEAVKEIESQLAKSPRRGAKAEADAEADGEAEADEADADVDGDDTAVADEAA; encoded by the coding sequence ATGCCAAACAAGCCTGCGAAAACTGCCGCGAAAGCGACCGGTTCGAAGACCACTGCTTCGAAGGTCGCCGCCTCCAAGACTGCTGCCCACAAGCCTGCCGCGAAGGCCGTTGCACCCAAGGCCCCCGTCAACAAGGCGCCGGTCGCCGCTGCCAAGCCTGTCGTTGCTGCGAAACCCGCGGCGGCCGCTCCGCGCGTTGAAGAGAAGAAGCCGCTGACCCAGCGTCAGGGCTTCAAGACCCATGAATTCGTGGTTTATCCGGCCCACGGCGTCGGCCAGATCCTCGCGATCGAGGAACAGGAAATCGCCGGCGCGAAGCTTGAGCTGTTCGTGATCAATTTCATGAAGGACAAGATGACGCTGCGGGTGCCGACGGCGAAGGTCGCCAATGTCGGCATGCGCAAGCTGTCGGAGCCGGCGCTGGTGAAGAAGGCGCTGGAAACCCTCAAGGGCCGCGCCCGCGTCAAGCGGACCATGTGGTCGCGCCGCGCCCAGGAATACGAAGCGAAGATCAATTCGGGCGACATCGTCGCGATCGCGGAGGTCGTGCGCGATCTCTATCGCTCCGAATCGCAGCCCGAGCAGTCCTACAGCGAACGCCAGCTTTACGAAGCGGCGCTCGATCGGCTGTCGCGCGAGATCGCCGTGGTCCAGCACGTGACGGAGACCGAGGCGGTCAAGGAAATCGAAAGCCAGCTCGCCAAGAGCCCGCGCCGCGGCGCCAAGGCGGAAGCCGACGCTGAAGCGGACGGCGAGGCCGAAGCCGACGAGGCGGATGCCGATGTCGACGGCGACGATACCGCCGTTGCGGACGAAGCGGCGTAA
- a CDS encoding DUF3108 domain-containing protein: protein MNSLRPNWIFAGLCAFTVVLAAPSGPAFAQGKLEAQYEATLAGIPVGRGAWNIDISDDQYSASAVGGTAGLLKTFASGTGSSNAQGRVVNGVLVPTNYTATTTTPKKSETIHMVLNNGTIKEYAIEPEPPVDPDRILVTEAHKRGVFDPMTGSMLRVPGTADPVSPEACRGSAAEFDGRMRYDLKLEFKRMETVKSEKGYQGPVVVCAIYFTPVAGYIPDRPVIKHLSAARNIEIAFAPVLGTRILVPYRMVIPTYLGVAMLEATSFITTATPPRVAKTN from the coding sequence ATGAATTCGCTCCGGCCGAACTGGATTTTCGCCGGGCTCTGCGCGTTCACCGTCGTTCTTGCTGCGCCCTCGGGCCCAGCGTTCGCACAAGGCAAACTCGAAGCGCAATATGAGGCCACGCTTGCGGGCATCCCCGTCGGCCGGGGCGCCTGGAATATCGACATCTCCGACGACCAGTATTCGGCATCCGCCGTCGGCGGCACGGCAGGGCTCCTGAAAACCTTCGCCAGCGGCACCGGCTCAAGCAACGCGCAAGGCCGCGTCGTCAACGGCGTGCTGGTTCCGACCAACTACACCGCCACGACCACCACGCCGAAAAAGTCCGAAACCATCCACATGGTGCTCAACAACGGCACCATCAAGGAATACGCGATCGAGCCCGAGCCGCCGGTCGATCCCGACCGCATTCTGGTGACGGAGGCGCACAAGAGGGGCGTGTTCGATCCGATGACGGGTTCGATGCTGCGCGTGCCCGGCACCGCTGATCCGGTCAGCCCCGAAGCCTGCCGCGGTAGCGCGGCCGAATTCGACGGCCGCATGCGTTACGACCTGAAGCTTGAATTCAAGCGCATGGAAACCGTGAAGTCCGAGAAGGGCTATCAGGGTCCGGTCGTGGTCTGCGCGATCTATTTCACGCCGGTCGCGGGCTACATCCCCGACCGCCCGGTGATCAAACATCTTTCCGCCGCGCGCAACATCGAGATCGCGTTCGCGCCGGTGCTGGGAACCCGCATTCTGGTTCCCTACCGCATGGTGATCCCGACGTATCTTGGCGTCGCGATGCTGGAAGCGACCTCGTTCATCACGACGGCAACGCCGCCGCGCGTGGCCAAGACGAACTGA
- the fdxA gene encoding ferredoxin FdxA: MTYVVTEACIKCKYTDCVEVCPVDCFYEGENMLVIHPDECIDCGVCEPECPADAIKPDTEPGLEKWLEVNSEYAKSWPNITQKKESPADAKEFEGAEGKFEKYFSPKPGEGD; encoded by the coding sequence ATGACTTACGTCGTCACTGAAGCCTGCATTAAGTGCAAATATACCGACTGCGTCGAGGTATGCCCCGTGGATTGCTTCTACGAGGGCGAGAACATGCTGGTCATCCATCCGGACGAATGCATCGATTGCGGCGTGTGCGAGCCGGAGTGCCCGGCCGACGCGATCAAGCCCGACACCGAGCCGGGGCTCGAAAAATGGCTCGAAGTGAACAGCGAATACGCCAAATCCTGGCCGAATATTACCCAAAAGAAGGAATCGCCGGCTGACGCCAAGGAATTCGAAGGCGCCGAAGGCAAGTTTGAGAAATATTTTTCTCCGAAGCCCGGCGAGGGCGACTGA
- a CDS encoding helicase-related protein, translated as MALSSTSFSHLSNGKAPGAGVTAVLGPTNTGKTSLAIERMLAHSSGLIGLPLRLLAREVYNKIADRAGTEAVALITGEEKIKPQRPRFWVSTVEAMPRDLDVSFLAVDEIQIAADLERGHVFTDRILNRRGRDETLLLGAATMRGIVERLLPGANIVTRPRLSQLEFAGDRKITRQPRRTAIVAFSADEVYAIAELIRRQHGGAAVVLGSLSPRTRNAQVELFQNGDVDYLVATDAIGMGLNLDVDHVAFASDRKYDGYQFRRLIPAEFAQIAGRAGRATRNGTFGTTGRCAPFEPELVNALQNHTFESVRMLQWRNSKLDFSSVSALQVSLALSPAHEVLTRAPIAEDLRVLDHVARDADIREMAEGAKAVERLWEACQIPDYRRIAPAAHAELVTSLFRFLMQKGRIPDAWFAAQVDQADRVDGDIDTLSGRIAQIRTWTFVANRPDWLADPDHWQGIAREVENKLSDALHERLTERFVDRRTSVLMRRLRENVVLNTEIGKTGEVIVEGHVIGRLDGFTFAPDAAEAGSEAKALQATAQKALAGEIDARAEKLAASPDDQFVLTSEGTVRWTGDAVARLTAADDALHPRIRIISDERLTGAPREAVEKRLDLWLKTHIEKLLGPLFELSKAEDVTGIARGIAFQLIEAMGVLERSKISAEMKDLDQPSRASLRKYGVRFGAYHIYVPALLKPAARALASLLWALKQANVDLSVLSGAQHLAASGRTSFPVDKTLPRDAYRVLGYRQCGERAVRVDILERLADLIRPALAWRETSLGEKPPGAFDGRSFVVTQAMTSLTGSAGEDFASILRALGYRMDRRPQLAPKPAVVEAAPSDTAPVETSAEAPATPPSGETASEATLSDATLDAVAETVAGETVSTVEAAPAAAVVEAPVVEEAAASSTLLPQVDFAQKRDILNVATTDQEARTTAPEVVEAAPSVAIEAPAAQSSAEASSEAASASEATPADATAVPAQAELVEVWRPGGRSDERRPPRHDRKGHHRRPERAAADGASAAPGESASGEKSEGTGRERHRHGRRDRHRDFNKPRTDQPADGAVAAPADGAPAREERRDDKNARPRERFDGKGREDRNRSKFRDDAGREGGRDKGRGGRDRDRGGRENGPSHRQYASSAAPRERDRPVDPNSPFAKLAALKEQMTANRKD; from the coding sequence ATGGCTCTTTCGTCAACTTCCTTCTCGCACCTCAGCAACGGAAAGGCTCCCGGCGCAGGCGTCACTGCCGTGCTCGGGCCGACCAATACCGGCAAGACGAGTCTGGCGATCGAGCGCATGCTGGCGCATTCCTCGGGCCTGATCGGCCTGCCGCTGCGGCTGCTCGCGCGCGAGGTCTATAACAAGATCGCCGACCGCGCCGGCACCGAGGCCGTGGCGCTGATAACAGGCGAAGAGAAGATCAAGCCACAGAGGCCGCGGTTCTGGGTGTCGACGGTCGAAGCGATGCCGCGCGATCTCGACGTCTCGTTTCTTGCCGTCGACGAAATCCAGATCGCGGCCGATCTCGAACGCGGCCATGTCTTCACCGATCGCATTCTCAACCGGCGCGGCCGCGACGAGACCCTGCTATTGGGCGCGGCGACCATGCGCGGGATCGTCGAGCGGCTGTTGCCCGGTGCCAACATCGTCACCAGGCCGAGGCTTTCGCAGCTTGAATTCGCCGGCGACCGCAAGATCACCCGTCAGCCGCGGCGCACCGCGATCGTCGCCTTTTCCGCCGACGAGGTCTACGCCATCGCCGAGTTGATCCGCCGCCAGCACGGCGGTGCGGCGGTGGTGCTCGGTTCGCTCAGCCCACGCACGCGAAATGCACAGGTCGAACTGTTCCAGAACGGCGATGTCGATTATCTCGTGGCGACGGATGCGATCGGCATGGGCCTCAATCTCGACGTCGACCATGTCGCATTCGCCTCCGACCGCAAATATGACGGCTATCAGTTCCGCCGCCTGATCCCCGCCGAATTTGCCCAGATTGCGGGCAGGGCGGGCCGCGCCACGCGCAACGGGACGTTCGGCACCACCGGCCGCTGTGCGCCGTTCGAGCCCGAACTGGTCAATGCGTTGCAGAACCACACCTTCGAAAGCGTGCGGATGTTGCAATGGCGCAACTCGAAGCTGGATTTCTCATCGGTCAGCGCGCTTCAGGTGTCGCTCGCGCTCTCGCCCGCCCATGAAGTCCTGACCCGCGCCCCGATCGCAGAGGACCTGCGCGTGCTCGACCATGTCGCGCGCGATGCCGATATCCGCGAAATGGCGGAGGGCGCGAAGGCGGTCGAGCGCCTCTGGGAGGCCTGCCAGATCCCCGACTACCGCCGGATCGCGCCGGCCGCCCATGCCGAGCTTGTCACGAGCCTGTTTCGATTCCTGATGCAAAAAGGGCGTATCCCGGATGCATGGTTTGCCGCACAGGTCGACCAGGCGGACCGGGTGGACGGCGATATCGACACGTTATCGGGCCGGATTGCGCAAATCCGTACCTGGACCTTCGTCGCCAATCGTCCGGACTGGCTTGCCGACCCCGACCATTGGCAAGGAATCGCGCGCGAGGTCGAAAATAAATTATCCGATGCGCTGCATGAACGGCTCACAGAGCGTTTCGTTGATCGTCGTACCAGTGTATTGATGCGCCGCCTGCGGGAGAACGTGGTTTTGAATACGGAAATCGGCAAGACCGGCGAAGTGATCGTGGAAGGCCATGTGATTGGCCGTCTGGACGGTTTTACCTTTGCGCCAGATGCGGCCGAAGCCGGCTCCGAGGCCAAGGCCTTGCAGGCGACCGCGCAAAAGGCGCTGGCGGGTGAGATCGATGCGCGGGCCGAAAAGCTCGCCGCCTCGCCCGACGACCAGTTCGTGCTCACGTCCGAAGGAACCGTTCGCTGGACCGGCGATGCGGTCGCGCGGCTGACGGCCGCGGACGACGCGCTGCATCCGCGCATTCGCATCATCTCCGACGAACGGCTGACGGGCGCGCCGCGCGAGGCCGTCGAGAAGCGGCTCGATCTGTGGCTCAAGACCCATATCGAGAAGCTTCTCGGGCCGCTGTTCGAATTGAGCAAGGCCGAGGACGTGACGGGAATCGCGCGCGGCATCGCCTTCCAGCTGATCGAGGCGATGGGCGTGCTCGAGCGCTCGAAAATTTCTGCTGAAATGAAGGATCTCGATCAGCCGTCGCGGGCATCTTTACGCAAATACGGCGTGCGCTTTGGCGCCTACCACATCTACGTGCCGGCGCTGCTCAAGCCGGCGGCGCGCGCGCTGGCCTCGCTGCTCTGGGCGTTGAAGCAGGCCAATGTCGATCTGTCCGTGCTGTCGGGTGCGCAGCATCTGGCGGCCAGCGGCCGGACCTCGTTTCCGGTCGACAAGACGTTGCCGCGCGATGCCTATCGCGTGCTCGGCTATCGCCAATGCGGCGAGCGCGCGGTCCGCGTCGATATTCTGGAGCGGCTCGCCGATCTGATCCGCCCGGCGCTGGCCTGGCGCGAGACCTCGCTTGGCGAAAAGCCGCCCGGCGCATTCGACGGTCGCAGCTTCGTGGTGACACAGGCGATGACGTCGCTGACGGGATCGGCCGGCGAGGATTTCGCCTCGATCCTGCGTGCGCTCGGCTATCGTATGGATCGCCGTCCACAGCTCGCCCCGAAGCCGGCCGTGGTTGAAGCAGCGCCTTCGGACACCGCGCCCGTCGAGACATCTGCGGAAGCCCCGGCCACGCCGCCTTCGGGCGAGACGGCGTCCGAAGCAACGCTCTCCGACGCAACACTCGATGCGGTTGCGGAAACCGTGGCGGGCGAGACCGTATCAACGGTCGAGGCTGCGCCAGCCGCTGCCGTTGTCGAGGCGCCGGTTGTCGAGGAGGCCGCCGCTTCCTCGACGTTATTGCCCCAGGTCGATTTCGCGCAAAAGCGGGACATCCTCAACGTCGCAACGACGGACCAGGAAGCCAGGACGACGGCTCCCGAAGTTGTCGAGGCGGCTCCGTCCGTTGCGATCGAAGCGCCGGCCGCACAGAGTTCGGCTGAAGCGTCTTCTGAAGCGGCGAGCGCAAGCGAGGCGACGCCGGCTGACGCTACGGCAGTGCCTGCGCAGGCGGAACTGGTCGAGGTCTGGCGTCCGGGTGGCCGCTCCGACGAGCGCCGTCCGCCTCGCCACGATCGCAAGGGACATCATCGCCGTCCCGAACGGGCGGCCGCCGACGGCGCGTCGGCAGCGCCAGGCGAAAGTGCGTCAGGTGAAAAAAGCGAGGGCACGGGACGTGAGCGCCACCGGCATGGCCGGCGCGACCGTCACCGTGATTTTAACAAGCCGCGCACCGATCAGCCGGCCGATGGCGCCGTTGCCGCTCCTGCTGACGGCGCGCCTGCACGCGAGGAGCGGCGGGACGACAAGAATGCCCGGCCGCGCGAGCGCTTCGACGGCAAGGGACGCGAGGACCGCAACAGATCCAAGTTCCGCGACGATGCGGGGCGCGAAGGCGGACGGGACAAGGGCCGCGGCGGACGCGATCGCGACCGGGGTGGCCGGGAGAACGGGCCGTCGCACCGGCAATATGCCTCGAGCGCGGCGCCGCGCGAGCGGGATCGTCCGGTCGATCCCAATTCGCCATTCGCCAAGCTCGCCGCGCTCAAGGAACAGATGACGGCGAACCGCAAGGATTAG
- a CDS encoding RNA-binding S4 domain-containing protein, which translates to MERQRLDKWLWHARLVKARTSAAALVAAGHVRINGVRETSPGHALKAGDVVTVGLDRSVRVLKVIGFAERRGDAASARVLYVDLQG; encoded by the coding sequence GTGGAGCGCCAGCGTCTCGACAAATGGCTGTGGCACGCGCGCCTGGTGAAGGCCCGCACCAGCGCCGCTGCACTTGTCGCGGCAGGCCACGTCCGCATCAACGGCGTGCGCGAGACTTCGCCCGGCCACGCGCTCAAGGCGGGCGACGTCGTCACGGTCGGGCTTGATCGCTCCGTGCGTGTGCTCAAGGTGATCGGGTTTGCCGAGCGGCGGGGCGACGCCGCCTCGGCGCGCGTGCTGTATGTCGATTTGCAGGGCTAG